Within Corvus cornix cornix isolate S_Up_H32 chromosome Z, ASM73873v5, whole genome shotgun sequence, the genomic segment aaaaagtaacaaataTGATTGTCACATTTCTGAAACTATCTTTTTAACATATAAGCATTTGAAGTTatcataaatacaaaaattaataaactttTAACCACTATAAAAATTTGTAGTTTTAACTTACAAATCCAACATGTGCATTTACACATAGCTTACATAACACATTCCAAAAAGGCAAACGACAACACAGcccttttctcatttcctcagAGAAACTTCTCAGCCAGCCTAATCTGGAAGACAAGCATCTTCAACGGTCATGGCCATCACAGGGATTTTAAGTCacttattctgttttctttgcttgttttttcttagCACCCTCTTGGTGCTGCTCAGAAGGCTGGTCACAGACTGAAGAGCCGTTGGAAGATGTGGCACCTTCACCCTTCACTTTGGAAGGTGTCTTTCGCGAGCCAAAAAAGATTTGGCCCAATGCAGCCTCAAAGGGAGCAAGTGGAGAAGTTGCACATCTTGTCAACATCATTTTTACCTACGAAGAACAAGGATCAAGTTACAATAAAAGTTGCGATGGCTTCACAGATAAACAAGTTCAAAGCTGAATGGGTGTATGCCATTTTTAACTTCACACACAAGAATGAGGCCATGCCACCAATAACAAAAGCCTGCTCACTTTAGCTGAAACTGGTCAAAGAATGCTCTTTTTTCTGACCAACACTTCACACAGCTATGAAGGGGattcttcatcaggaactgtagcaacaggacaagggggaatgggtacaaactgaaagaggggaaatttaagCTGtatactaggaagaaattctttactgtgagtgaGAGTGGTGAGATACAGGTTGCCCTGAGATGTTGTAGATACCCCAACCCTGGcaatgttcaaggccaggttggataaaGCCTTGACAAACCTGGACTAGTAGAAGATGtctctgctcatggcagggggatggaactggatgacctccgaggtcctttccagcccttAACATTgtatgactctatgattctatgagctATACACAAATGTGCACAAAAAATTTCTCTGTAAGATTAATCATCCTAAGAGTAAATCACATATAATGCCATATAACTAAGGTGAAGAGCAACTTTTATGTGTAAGTTTTGTGCCTTGATCAAACTGAAAAACCACAAAGAGAGTGGCTTCCTTCCATTTAAATTGAAAGAATGGAACATGTAAGGACCCGAATGTACAGGTGCATAACCAGACTTTAATTAGAATTCCAGACAGCCATTCTCATTCCATAAAGTTCAGAGATTTAGCTGGGCATCCCTTAGGACACATAACTTGGAATCAGGATtgaaaaaactgtattttagatCTGGGTACTGGACAAGTTTATATTGCAACTGTTTCTATGGCTTTCAGAGACATGACAACTTTCTAAGACACTAAATATACACTTTTTTGCCTTATTACTTTATTAGTTAAGTGGGTGCTTGAGTTCCTGACTGTCAGTACAACCATCCAGCATAAGGATTCAGTTACTTCAGTGCAGCCTGACAGCCAGCTTCTGTGGACACCTGCACATTTCTGACTTCCAGAACaacattcctttccttctccattccCAGCATCCACAGTTCAACAATGCCTTTATCAGTTTAGATGGAGAATCAAGAACATAAGCTTCAAGTCTTGGCTCTCTAAAGTAACTTCTGCAGAATTAAACTTGTCAGCTCCTTCACAGAAAGGAGACTGGCAACAACCACCCTTCCACACATTCTCCAGTCCGTTCAACAGCAGCCCTCAAGCTCTTAGAATTGCCAAGTATCTGCTAACAGAGATTAGGTTTTCCTATAAAGTAGTAATCCAGAAGAAAGGCATCTTCCTGGAAATGAACAAGACTGGAGGGACTGAAGACTTCCATACAGAAGTAGTGTctattttattacaaaacagTTACAGCTACTTCAAAGTGATTTTGGTATGCtttctcttcccacccaaacacCTTGAGACCACTTTAAACCGGAGGAGAATCCACCTGGCTTGTTTTACAAACCCGCTGGTGACTGCACAGGTACACACAAAAGACAGAGAACAGGAGAGTTTCTTTCCACAAGAATAAGCTTTGTTTGAGATTACAGACATACAAGCCTGGAATATCAAATACTGAGTGCcaaaattcctgatttttttcttttcctccctgtcccccccaTACACTGAACAGTATCAGTAACACAACAGGTCTTCTGTTCTGCTCATGTATAGAACACTAAACACATAACTTAAGCAGGAGCTGGCCTTCCCATCCAGAAGCATGCATTctaaaaattaagtaaaatattttctgttatttggtTACTAGCAACACTTTCCAATTCTTACCTTGAAGACAACAAGAAAGATGGTGTATAAAAACACAAGGTTGTGTCTTGCTATTGGCAAGTACTGTCTGCGTTGCAGGGTGAAAAGAACTGCTCCTATCAAAGTTACCTTCACAGGGCTAGAAATCAAACAAAGAACAtcaatttctcttctctgctctaCAGTGGAAGCTGCCTGAGTGCAAAAGATTTCTGAATGGAACTAATGAAAACTTGTGGTAACAGAAGTAAGATCCAAAATCCAGctataattaaattaatattttcactttataTACTATTACTATGCTTTCTGTCCAGACAGCATAAAGTCCAGCACTACTCTGCACATGCAGCTAACTCCTATTTGACAAATCCTCCTCAAATCAATGCTTCTATTCAGATTTTGTATGCCAGCttgcttctcttcttcctctcccaaTGTATCTTATTGAAGAGCTAAATCACAGAGCTCACACTACCTGGACTAGACAAAAAAACAGGTTCCTCTACTATACTCCAGGAGTTAGTTACTCCAAGGAGCTGCTTAAGGTGTTGAAGAGCAACATAGTCCAAGTCTTGGTCCACAGTAACACTCCAGCAGCTCTAGGGCTGTGTCAGCTTAGACCTGACTGAAGCCAGGCCTGTGTTACCAGGTTTTGTTAACACAGCTGTGCTGACCTGAGACATGCGAAGATTTCCAGTCTGTTTCCAGTTTACAGCAATCTTTGTTGTGGTACTAAATCCCTTCCTAGGTATGCATTCAGAAAGCAAGAGATCTTTGATCAGATCTTATCCAGTGGCCTGACTGGCAGAATTATGTGCATTTCTTAATCTGCATGTGACATGTACAGGTGACATTCCTGTTATCACAGAGCATCTACTCTAGATCTGTTCTTCACTGTCTTTTCAGTAACCAAAAAACTGCATCAACTTCCCGCTCAAGAAgcccaaaaaacaaacctgtgcACACAGGCATCTAGTTCATTCGCAGGATGTTAGATACTTTTAACTTTGTAACTTAGTTCAATTTAATGCTCTTAATTTATACGtaaacaaaacttttaaaatcttttttgaGTTACTTTGAGCCATTCCCACAGTGGTGAAGGAGAATATATGCAAGTGATGCCAATCATTAAGCACTGCTCTGGTGTTGCACCTGTAAagacaattttattttggtCTACAGTGCTATTTTTGACAGTaaacttttccttctgaaagttTACTTTCGAGACTGCCATTAAGCACTgacaagagaaagagaaattctaAATACTTAGAATTTTGGAAAAAGCCAAGAACTAACATAATCCACAAAAAGTTGAAATATTGCCAAAGAGAAGGCTACAAATGTCTCAATTCTGTGTCTAGGAGTGGCTGCAGAAAAGCAagatggttttttaaaaaaataaaattattatttttaaagacctGACTGTAACCTGGGAAAGATCAAAAGAATTTTAGGAAATTATCACAGTGACCTTATCTTGACTTACAATAATAGCTTGTGGCTTTCCAGCCTGTTTCAATTCtcattttacagagaaaaccaGGAGGCATGTAATATTCCCCATTCTTTGCTTCTGCAAGAGAAGTAACTTTTCCCATCTTGCAGGTCATTTTTGCTATACTGAATAACCAATTTGTACCTTCTCAAATAATTGATGTCTTTGGAGGAAAATAGCACTGGCAGCAAAAGAGTGACAGTGTTCAAAGGAAGCCATCTTAGTGATGCTCAGAACATACACCCAAAATTCACTTGTGTATTTCTGGTACCACTGTACTTTCATTTTGGATAGAAGACCATGTCCCTGTAAGACAAACTGAGTCAATACTGCTTTCTAGCAACTCCCCACTAGCTCTTTACTGCTTTCTGACAAGTTCTGTTGACTTGTCTTCCCATTTGCTGCTCTTGTGCTGTGAGCATAAAATGATTAAAACATCTGCTGAAAGTCCCAAAGACCATCATCCCATCTTTCAGAGGatacaaaccaaaacagagtGCAATTATGTcctaatgctttttttttttttttttttttggcctcaACCACTAAAAGTGAGCATCAACACAAGGAGTTAGCAAAACAACAGCTAACATgttgcagctttttaaaaaaaacttactAGGACATCTTCAGGAGCTCATTGGTTTCAGGTTTCCACACTCCTCTCACCAACTGCTCAAAGTTGGAAATTAGGCCACCACCAGCACCTGAAATTGCAGATTTATGGTAAGTTTCCACTGACTGCTACCACCACTATGCCATTGCTCCCAGAAGAACTCATGACACCAGGTGCTAAAGGTGGCACCAAAGCCCAGACTCAAAAAGCCTTAATCCAACCTTTCAGGCAAACAAGACTTGAACAACGGCCATGAAATTTCAGAGGTTGAGATACTCAGCAAGAACCTCAGGTCTACCTTTAAGTGACAGCATCTGAACAGATGCACTCATCACATTCACATGTGTTGCTTCCCACAGCGGCACAGAATCAAGAGCTGCACAACTGCTTTCTGAAGTGACCCTGATGGTGTGGCTGCAAATACAGCTGTCAGGAAGGTGGCTTCTTCCAGAGTTGTACTCCAAacagcaggcaggaaagaagGGTCATCCCCATGTTTAAAACCAGGTAATGGTCACGACCCAAAAACCCACGATTACCAGTTCTCTTCTTCAGCCTCATGCAAGGACACAGGTCTGAGGCAATAATGCTGTTGGAATGTTCAGCAGTAGCTACACAGAAGATTTACTTCTTTACTGTCATCAACTGCCCATCCTACAAGGTCTCATAAGACCTTCTGATGGGAACTTCCCTCAAAGTTCTTCAATGTCACCCTTAATCCAGGCAGAaaaactgcagcacaggctTTTTCCTTGAGGGGACATAAGCCTGCATCAGCACAACCATGCCCAGCACAGCAACAGTTCCGCTGAGGGGCTAGATGTTTAAACACCactccaaaaaaccccaaaccctcagAATAAGATGTTAGGCACATTACCTCTGGCCCAGCCCACAGCTACCATGACAAGCCAGGCATCTTTGTAGACAATGTCTGCATGTGCAATGCCATCTGTGATCTTCCACGTCCTTGTCACTTCTTTCATTCCTGCCACCAGAAGACGAagaggcagaaaggaaaagcac encodes:
- the TMEM38B gene encoding trimeric intracellular cation channel type B isoform X1, whose protein sequence is MELWQVPLSFSRLRMFPFFDLAHYVASVLTLKEQRGAVEVSVRSPLACWFSAMLYCFGGSVLSSLMLGEPPVAFLAKTINILLASSVWYLVFYCPEDIFCWCFSFLPLRLLVAGMKEVTRTWKITDGIAHADIVYKDAWLVMVAVGWARGAGGGLISNFEQLVRGVWKPETNELLKMSYPVKVTLIGAVLFTLQRRQYLPIARHNLVFLYTIFLVVFKVKMMLTRCATSPLAPFEAALGQIFFGSRKTPSKVKGEGATSSNGSSVCDQPSEQHQEGAKKKQAKKTE
- the TMEM38B gene encoding trimeric intracellular cation channel type B isoform X2, producing MLYCFGGSVLSSLMLGEPPVAFLAKTINILLASSVWYLVFYCPEDIFCWCFSFLPLRLLVAGMKEVTRTWKITDGIAHADIVYKDAWLVMVAVGWARGAGGGLISNFEQLVRGVWKPETNELLKMSYPVKVTLIGAVLFTLQRRQYLPIARHNLVFLYTIFLVVFKVKMMLTRCATSPLAPFEAALGQIFFGSRKTPSKVKGEGATSSNGSSVCDQPSEQHQEGAKKKQAKKTE